gtctctgaaggacatgtgcctgaaggACAAATTTTATACTCAAtaccaatatatataaattgccTCAGTAAGTATACTAGTTATGATATGGTTGCAACACATTACAACTCTTGAAGAGTTGATAATTGATCTTAAAGAATTAACATTTGGTCAAAACTcctgaagagttcaagaaatatttgtctcggcCTGAAGATTAAGCATTATGCCAAcaagattcttgcttatactaggaaagtattgaagcatttttatatTGATTATCCGCTAGGCACTTAAATGATTTTGCGAAAGTATACTGGACCGGACATTATATTTTCtagatagagctcagctccatcaccaccactttgggatgatgtgagacatatttgatgctatctccacATAAAATcatatacgggcatattcttttcaagtgaacttacaaatagcctaggttttgtttgattcgcagactctgaaaatttctatgatttacatagagatagctcactggaaatatatttgctTACTCAACTACATGAATTGTTGATGGCTACATCATTCACTCAGTTCGAAAGATCTTCCCTCTAGAAAGGTAGTCATGAAGATATCAAGGGGAGATATTCTTTAGGGGGAGCATCCAACAATATTataagattgactcacagaagcattGTCAACTATGACATTCAGAaagatgatcaacagtatggcttaaaagatattttgccaagcatcaggggaagcgtgctatcaataaagatcttcacaCACtgtattctttttccttcatccaggtttttatcccactggatttttcctggcaagaattttatgttacacatggttatgtactctttttcccttcgactagTTTTACTGACAAGGTTTTAATAAGGCATATTCCatatgtggtctccaaggaagaatgttgtaaaaaaaaatagtgaacaagaaaagaaggaaataatattcaaaaacCTTAATAATGATGTTGGAACTTAATGATGATGTTGGAAGCCATCcaatttgcctataaataggctttcCATTGCTTAGCAAAACACACTAATGTAGTCAATAATTAaagagaattattttatttttataacaaattctCCTTAATTAGAAACTTTATACTCCGTTTGAATGAAGggatttaaaagaaaatattcaaatttctaaatttgcttaaaagacaagaaaatataagaaaatcaaGGACCTGGAATTGGATTTCGAgtgcattatttaattacgAATTTTAATGTTCTTAGAATCATTTTAAatccatttcatttttgtcCAAATCTTGAcatccattttcttcttttcatctaAATACCTCGATCCAAATGGGGCCTTCACTTCAGTGGGTTTCATTTCATGCATAACATGCCAGAAATATAGATAAGAAAACAGATCCAGAGAAACGTGTGGTTTCTGAACCCATTGAGATGACCCAAGAATTTCGCTATTTCGATTTTGCTATGATCAGTATGTATCAAACTCAACTTTGGACAGAATTCAACAAGTGACAAACGTTCATAACACACCCAAAGGTTATTAGCTGTTAGAATTCAACAAGCGACAAAGGTTTCATTACTACTTAACTTGAAACTTCATTTCAAAGGGTACATAACACACCCAATGGTTCTTAGCTGCACTACAATAAGCTTAATCTCTCTGGCATATCCAATGCTCCAAGGCAATAGGAATCACCAGACCCAAACAAATGGCAAAACTTAAAAACTTCATTAAAAGACTAGTCCAAAAGCAAATAGGATGCTGGACAGCAAGCGGCAGACTAATCGAGCATGGTTTACTCATAGATCCAGTGGTGAACGCTGCTCTGCCAGTTAGCAGGGCCATCAGGGAACCACAGAGCAATCTCTTTCCTTGCACTCTCTGCTGAGTCACTTCCATGAATGATATTCCTGTAAGCCATCCAAATTTCATCGCATCAAATATGTTCACATTCTCAGTGCCTGTTCTTTATGATTAGTTTGTATTCTAGAAGCAAACAGCAACCTCAGTGAATAAATCAGTCAAAATACTATCTCTGAAGAAATTCActagaaattgaaatttatgaGAATAACACAGGAGATGCAATCAAACCATAAAACTCCTGGAAAGATTGGACTATTGTGTTTCTGCCTAATTGGAACCATCATCAGCTTTAGTAACAATCAAAGGTTCAAAcaatctatttgaaacagcTTTCCCATTAACATAATAATAAGCTATTACTGCTGAGCATTTTCTCAAGAGAACAATTTGGGATCACATTATAGCCATCAACAGTACCTATATACTCAtctttcagaccaaaaaattaaaacataataattaaaaaaaagttataaatGCAAAAGAGACTGGAAAACATGGTAAATCAGGTTACCTGCCAATCTCAATTGCATAATCACCACGGATGGTTCCAGGGGCGGATTCTGCTGGGTTGGTGGCACCAATAATCTTTCGGCCAGTTAGGACAACATTCTTACCCTCCCAAATCATAGCAACAACGGGACCAGAAATAATATAATCAACCAATCCACTGAAAAAGGGCTTTGCAGACAAGTCCTCATAGTGTTTCTCAGCAAAAGGACGATCCACATTGATGAACTTCAAACCTGAACAGAtaccagaaaacaaaacttaTTGAGAAGAAAACCCTGATAAGTTACACATCAAAATTTAGTTAAGCACCCCAAAAAACTTATTGTagtataattaaaatatagaaACTCTAAACATTAGTTTAAATTTAGCATATTTCCACACTACTTAGATAAATAATGAAGAAGTAAGCCAAACGCAAATCAAATTTGAAGTCGGAATTTTTTGGCCAGAAATTCATCAAGTTGATAATCATGATAAAATAGGAAAAGCTTGTTAAATAGAGTTGTCACATCACAAATTATCAAAGTGCACATAATACTATAAGATCAAACATCGTTGGTTGGAAATTACCTTTCAAATAGAAgcccttcttctcaaacctgCTAATGATGTCACCAACCTGCAACAAACATGAACCTctcagaaaatttgaaaacgtTTTTGcaaataattaaacaatacgcacgaattagattaaaatagtttattgGATTCTGCGTAAGAAAAAAACTATGCCCGAAGTTTCAAAGGACGGCCTTTGTTCACCCACTTCACACATCCAGAGGCAATTAAAACGcaagattaattaaaactCCATGCATGTAAAATCCAACCACTAGATACtacaaatattaaaacttCATGCATGTAAATAAAAACCTGAAATCCCAGCTcagaattattaaaatttgctTGCTCCCCCAGTccacccaaaagaaaaccaacccCTTCAATTCCTAGGTTTTCCCACCAACCAAACACCATACCAGTAACACTTGCTATGAaattcataaacaaaaacaagaacataGGCAAAACCCACTCAAACCGAGAGAAGATTTTGCCcagttttaaaaactaacaGACCAAAATAAAGCTACAAAATTGAAGTACCAAAAGAATACAATAGATGaagaatttgaagaaattacCAGGCCTCTTTGAACCCCATCAGGCTTGATCATGATGAAAGTTTGCTCCATTTTTTCCGTT
Above is a window of Prunus persica cultivar Lovell chromosome G2, Prunus_persica_NCBIv2, whole genome shotgun sequence DNA encoding:
- the LOC18786972 gene encoding nucleoside diphosphate kinase 1: MEQTFIMIKPDGVQRGLVGDIISRFEKKGFYLKGLKFINVDRPFAEKHYEDLSAKPFFSGLVDYIISGPVVAMIWEGKNVVLTGRKIIGATNPAESAPGTIRGDYAIEIGRNIIHGSDSAESARKEIALWFPDGPANWQSSVHHWIYE